A portion of the Lolium rigidum isolate FL_2022 chromosome 1, APGP_CSIRO_Lrig_0.1, whole genome shotgun sequence genome contains these proteins:
- the LOC124683741 gene encoding uncharacterized protein LOC124683741 → MGVSLLQAVAALMGTCTRRLQRAARRMGACNGKASMAPWRKALSLPAARGRGREQDDGGLWRKEILLGERCQPLEFSGVIYYDADGHRLEQPPRSPMRSPYPTTIKLGANAGRY, encoded by the coding sequence ATGGGTGTGAGCCTCCTGCAGGCGGTGGCGGCGCTGATGGGCACGTGCACGCGCCGGCTGCAGCGTGCGGCGAGGAGGATGGGCGCCTGCAACGGCAAGGCGTCCATGGCGCCGTGGAGGAAGGCCTTGTCGCTGCCGGCGGCCAGGGGACGAGGCCGGGAGCAGGATGACGGCGGGCTGTGGAGGAAGGAGATACTCTTGGGTGAGCGGTGCCAGCCGCTGGAGTTCTCCGGGGTCATCTACTacgacgccgacggccaccgccTCGAGCAGCCGCCCAGGTCGCCCATGCGCAGCCCATACCCGACGACCATCAAGCTCGGCGCCAACGCCGGCCGCTACTAG
- the LOC124694505 gene encoding uncharacterized protein LOC124694505 translates to MATATTYALRLTPAPPPLRHHAPLLPQLRRRTAAKVAASWVPAAGGNSDDGVGGWWLPEQPVEQGRAGFGRALAVGLGATAALALVGITWRSPSSRKCLEQLVGAPLHYVQERLSIPESTDIPEDDASVRELGTTDVSRVTVDETSDASSVDSNGNHIPAGGGRVSFTVPVDPMHEEALSILKKLQIIEKDASSSEFCTRREFARWFVKLCSKLERERMHRIIPDLVTSGSFESAFDDLNFDDPDFLYIQSLGESGIVPSKLSSFFGNRNSNFLPESYLSRFDLVNWKVLVEYPFASELDQKMLSKNDHTLDLSAWPDVSASILTDLFGHNHSIVSKVFGNTRRLQHHKPVTKAQAAAALISGRMEEVIHDELNRLEAENQSRRSVMGEIMEELINRGDIKKYWEVKMKKEQDREFEVDKHLQGVLHELANEKTDREKQIAVLLKERTALECQNQELATLRSEVDGMYDRLATESLEVMADEENIEKLSSDVSSKHQAVTEAKSFLEAEKEALTMLRSWVEQEAERVHQRAEVLEKAVRRWRVPAD, encoded by the exons atggccaccgccaccacctacGCTCTCCGCCTTACCCCGGCCCCGCCACCACTGCGGCACCACGCTCCGCTCCTTCCGCAGCTCCGCCGCCGCACGGCCGCTAAGGTGGCTGCTAGCTGGGTCCCAGCCGCCGGTGGCAACTCGGACGACGGGGTTGGTGGCTGGTGGCTCCCAGAGCAGCCGGTGGAACAGGGGAGGGCAG GGTTCGGGAGAGCTCTCGCGGTCGGGTTGGGGGCCACGGCGGCCCTCGCGTTGGTCGGGATCACGTGGCGCTCGCCATCCTCTAGGAAGT GCCTAGAGCAACTTGTTGGGGCTCCACTTCATTATGTTCAGGAGAGGCTGTCAATACCAGAGTCAACAGATATTCCTGAAGATGATGCAAGCGTCAGAGAGCTGGGTACAACTGATGTTTCAAGGGTAACTGTTGATGAGACATCTGATGCATCATCTGTTGATTCAAACGGGAATCACATACCAGCTGGTGGTGGCCGTGTTTCTTTTACAGTTCCTGTAGATCCCATGCATGAGGAGGCTTTGTCCATATTGAAGAAGCTACAG ATAATTGAGAAAGATGCAAGCTCCAGTGAATTTTGTACCCGGAGAGAATTTGCAAGATGGTTCGTTAAATTATGCTCAAAGTTAGAGAG GGAAAGGATGCACAGGATCATACCAGATCTAGTAACTTCTGGTTCTTTCGAAAGTGCATTCGATGATCTAAATTTCGATGACCCAGATTTCTTGTATATCCAGT CTTTGGGAGAATCTGGCATTGTGCCTAGCAAGTTATCAAGCTTCTTTGGGAACAGAAATTCCAACTTCCTACCTGAAAG TTATCTGTCACGGTTTGACCTTGTTAACTGGAAGGTACTAGTGGAGTATCCCTTTGCATCAGAATTAGACCAAAAG ATGCTGAGTAAAAATGATCATACTTTGGATTTGAGCGCTTGGccagatgtatcagcatccataCTTACGGACTTGTTTGGTCACAACCACAGCATCGTCAGCAAAGTTTTTG GAAACACCAGGCGCCTTCAACATCATAAGCCTGTAACAAAAGCACAAGCGGCTGCTGCACTGATCAGTGGCCGAATGGAAGAAGTAATACACGATGAATTAAACAGACTTGAAGCAGAAAACCAGTCCCGACGTTCTGTTATGGGTGAAATAATGGAAGAGTTAATTAATAGAGGGGATATAAAAAAATATTGGGAAGTCAAGATGAAAAAAGAGCAAGATCGTGAATTTGAAGTTGATAAGCATCTTCAAGGTGTGTTGCATGAGCTTGCAAATGAGAAGACAGATCGAGAAAAGCAAATTGCAGTCTTGCTAAAAGAAAGAACAGCTTTAGAGTGTCAGAATCAGGAACTGGCAACTTTAAGGTCAGAAGTTGATGGCATGTATGATAGACTAGCCACGGAGAGTCTAGAGGTCATGGCTGATGAAGAAAACATAGAAAAATTGTCCTCTGATGTGAGCAGCAAGCATCAAGCTGTCACCGAAGCTAAATCGTTTCTTGAAGCTGAGAAGGAAGCTCTGACTATGCTAAG GTCCTGGGTGGAACAGGAAGCAGAGCGCGTGCATCAGCGTGCCGAGGTACTTGAGAAGGCTGTGAGAAGATGGAGAGTACCAGCTGATTGA